From Pseudochaenichthys georgianus chromosome 11, fPseGeo1.2, whole genome shotgun sequence, a single genomic window includes:
- the LOC117454864 gene encoding uncharacterized protein isoform X2 has protein sequence MMAGVVRILTFICVAGCHQSSAGPVLHPALVVQAGQNVSLTCNMTSCLEFTWYVVRSNQLLPLLTVTESKLKDITVSFNAAVSRFGTSGEMENGTQTLHILQAEEQDAGLYFCSGRCSGATHVNRGMHLVVDGVDGLSAGQPCWSVWMWVLPAGLVLGCILIAGLCWCTDHLRPGPDLKPLDLHSSNRL, from the exons GTGTTGCAGGATGTCACCAATCTTCAGCCGGACCTGTTCTCCACCCTGCCCTTGTAGTCCAGGCGGGACAGAACGTCTCGCTGACCTGTAACATGACGTCGTGCCTGGAGTTCACCTGGTACGTTGTGCGCTCCAATCAGCTGCTGCCTCTGCTGACGGTCACAGAAAGTAAACTGAAAGACATTACTGTGTCCTTCAATGCGGCAGTAAGTCGCTTCGGCACAAGTGGGGAAATGGAGAACGGCACGCAGACTCTGCACATCCTCCAGGCAGAGGAGCAGGACGCCGGGCTTTATTTCTGCTCTGGACGCTGCTCCGGAGCCACTCATGTTAACAGAGGGATGCATCTCGTTGTTGATG GAGTGGACGGGCTGTCAGCAGGGCAGCCATGTTGGAGTGTGTGGATGTGGGTTCTTCCTGCTGGACTAGTCCTCGGCTGCATCCTCATCGCTGGACTTTGCTGGTGCACAG accaccttagaccaggtcctgatctgaaaccactagacctacactcatcaaatcgg CTTTAG
- the LOC117454864 gene encoding uncharacterized protein isoform X1: MMAGVVRILTFICVAGCHQSSAGPVLHPALVVQAGQNVSLTCNMTSCLEFTWYVVRSNQLLPLLTVTESKLKDITVSFNAAVSRFGTSGEMENGTQTLHILQAEEQDAGLYFCSGRCSGATHVNRGMHLVVDGVDGLSAGQPCWSVWMWVLPAGLVLGCILIAGLCWCTGKPAVRCCCPTNQKVTEEVSMHYSSLKHADKPRPTGQGGSGLAEENVIYSAVFSRKNLNR; this comes from the exons GTGTTGCAGGATGTCACCAATCTTCAGCCGGACCTGTTCTCCACCCTGCCCTTGTAGTCCAGGCGGGACAGAACGTCTCGCTGACCTGTAACATGACGTCGTGCCTGGAGTTCACCTGGTACGTTGTGCGCTCCAATCAGCTGCTGCCTCTGCTGACGGTCACAGAAAGTAAACTGAAAGACATTACTGTGTCCTTCAATGCGGCAGTAAGTCGCTTCGGCACAAGTGGGGAAATGGAGAACGGCACGCAGACTCTGCACATCCTCCAGGCAGAGGAGCAGGACGCCGGGCTTTATTTCTGCTCTGGACGCTGCTCCGGAGCCACTCATGTTAACAGAGGGATGCATCTCGTTGTTGATG GAGTGGACGGGCTGTCAGCAGGGCAGCCATGTTGGAGTGTGTGGATGTGGGTTCTTCCTGCTGGACTAGTCCTCGGCTGCATCCTCATCGCTGGACTTTGCTGGTGCACAG GTAAACCGGCTGTTCGCTGCTGTTGTCCAACGaatcaaaaggtcacagag GAAGTGTCTATGCACTATTCCAGTCTGAAGCATGCAGACAAGCCCCGCCCTACTGGCCAAGGAGGATCAGGATTGGCGGAGGAGAACGTCATATACTCAGCGGTGTTTAGTCGCAAAAACCTGAACAGATAA
- the LOC117454864 gene encoding uncharacterized protein isoform X3 encodes MTSCLEFTWYVVRSNQLLPLLTVTESKLKDITVSFNAAVSRFGTSGEMENGTQTLHILQAEEQDAGLYFCSGRCSGATHVNRGMHLVVDGVDGLSAGQPCWSVWMWVLPAGLVLGCILIAGLCWCTGKPAVRCCCPTNQKVTEEVSMHYSSLKHADKPRPTGQGGSGLAEENVIYSAVFSRKNLNR; translated from the exons ATGACGTCGTGCCTGGAGTTCACCTGGTACGTTGTGCGCTCCAATCAGCTGCTGCCTCTGCTGACGGTCACAGAAAGTAAACTGAAAGACATTACTGTGTCCTTCAATGCGGCAGTAAGTCGCTTCGGCACAAGTGGGGAAATGGAGAACGGCACGCAGACTCTGCACATCCTCCAGGCAGAGGAGCAGGACGCCGGGCTTTATTTCTGCTCTGGACGCTGCTCCGGAGCCACTCATGTTAACAGAGGGATGCATCTCGTTGTTGATG GAGTGGACGGGCTGTCAGCAGGGCAGCCATGTTGGAGTGTGTGGATGTGGGTTCTTCCTGCTGGACTAGTCCTCGGCTGCATCCTCATCGCTGGACTTTGCTGGTGCACAG GTAAACCGGCTGTTCGCTGCTGTTGTCCAACGaatcaaaaggtcacagag GAAGTGTCTATGCACTATTCCAGTCTGAAGCATGCAGACAAGCCCCGCCCTACTGGCCAAGGAGGATCAGGATTGGCGGAGGAGAACGTCATATACTCAGCGGTGTTTAGTCGCAAAAACCTGAACAGATAA
- the LOC117454863 gene encoding uncharacterized protein: MADSLVLEALSALSGCSVELGASTLTPQDFVNIVALKEYYKQEGFKTLEYPSLGSLSLQDLDGEDLYSSPPALTEGPQESHRTKLKINPEDFFHPQYDYDFSNIKDGNKAFLRGGEPYIRPCGWKRFALRVTKKYDDDVWLGMGTDSWPVSYHAKNMDGSLGIILSHGGNPEDTPKFLDAAAASLVTGETRGQGVYSTPDIKMAEKYCRRFKSKVDGKTYKVVLQNRINPEKRKECQRENTWLVYVPKDCSDVEKRAMVQESIRPYGLLLRQA; the protein is encoded by the exons ATGGCGGACTCTCTGGTCCTGGAGGCCCTGTCGGCTCTCTCCGGCTGCTCCGTGGAGCTAGGGGCCTCGACGCTCACTCCGCAGGACTTCGTCAACATCGTGGCCCTCAAGGAGTATTACAAGCAGGAAGGCTTTAAAACCCTGGAGTACCCCAGTTTGGGGTCTCTATCCCTGCAGGACCTGGACGGGGAGGACCTGTACAGCTCCCCCCCTGCGCTGACGGAAGGGCCCCAGGAGAGCCACAGGACCAAACTGAAGATCAACCCCGAGGACTTCTTCCACCCGCAGTACGACTACGACTTCTCCAACATCAAG GACGGTAACAAGGCGTTCCTGCGGGGCGGGGAGCCGTACATCCGGCCCTGCGGGTGGAAGCGCTTCGCCCTGCGGGTCACCAAGAAGTACGATGACGATGTCTGGCTGGGGATGGGGACAGACTCCTGGCCCGTCTCCTACCACGCAAAGAACATGGACGGGTCCCTCGGCATCATCCTGTCCCACGGCGGAAACCCCGAAGACACGCCAAAGTTTCTAGATGCCGCCGCAGCTAGTCTGGTCACCGGGGAGACAAGGGGTCAAGGGGTGTACTCCACCCCAGATATCAAGATGGCAGAGAAGTACTGCCGGAGGTTCAAGTCCAAAGTGGACGGGAAGACGTACAAAGTGGTTCTCCAGAACCGCATCAACCCGGAGAAGAGAAAGGAGTGCCAGAGGGAGAACACCTGGCTGGTCTACGTCCCCAAAGACTGCAGCGATGTGGAGAAGAGGGCCATGGTGCAGGAGTCCATCCGCCCGTACGGGCTGCTGCTGAGGCAGGCCTGA